TAATACCAGTTTCTATTTCATTATTTTCTTTTACAGCTCTATGAACATTCATTCCATACATACCTTTTCCACCATATTTAGGAAGCAAAGCAGGGTGGATATTTATAATCTTATTAGGAAAGGCTGCAACTATTTTGGCTGGAATACGCCATAGAAAACCAGCAAGTACAATTATGTCAGCTTCAACTTGTAGAAAGTTTAAAACAGTGTCATCTTTTGTAAAGCTCTCTTTATCAAATAGAGAAGCCTCTATTTCTAGGCGTTCACATCTATTAAAAACTTTGGCATGTTCATTGTTAGACAGCACATGAGTAACTGTAGCAGTTTTAGTAGATTGAAAGTGTTTTATGATATTTTCGGCATTGGTACCAGAACCTGAAGCAAAAATTACGATACGTTTCATGTTTAATTAGCGTGTTTTGTTACTACAAAAAAAAGAATAATTATTAACAACGGTGGTGTTTGTAGGAAAAGTTTCATTTTTTTTTTACATTAGACATCACATTTTTGAGCAAAAATTAGAATTTATAAGTAAGATTTGTATTTTTGCATCGATTTTAAATTTTAAAATAAATAAATTATGTCAGACATAGCATCAAGAGTAAAAGCAATTATCGTAGACAAATTAGGAGTAGACGATAACGAAGTAACAACCGAAGCAAGCTTCACAAATGATTTAGGAGCAGATTCTTTAGATACTGTTGAGTTAATCATGGAATTCGAAAAAGAATTTGATATCCAAATTCCAGACGATCAAGCAGAAAACATTGGAACTGTTGGACAGGCAGTAAGCTATATTGAAGAAGCAAAAAAATAAATTTATATGCAATTAAAGCGAGTTGTAGTAACTGGACTTGGCGCATTAACGCCAATAGGAAATAATAAAGATGAGTATTGGAATAGCTTAGTTAACGGAGTTAGCGGAGCTGCCCCTATAACGTATTTCGATGCTGCCAAGTTCAAAACTCGTTTTGCATGTGAGTTAAAAAACTTTAACGTAACAGATTTCATTAATAGGAAAGATGCACGTAAAATGGATAGGTTTACGCAATATGCAGTGGTTGCTTCAGATGAAGCTATTGTAGATTCGAAATTAGATCTAGACAAAATAAACAAATTAAGAGTAGGTGTAATTTGGGGAGCAGGTATTGGAGGTTTAGAAACTTTTCAAAACGAAGCTATAAATTTTGGAGCTGGAGACGGTTCGCCAAGATTTAACCCTTTTTTTATACCAAAAATGATTGCTGATATTGCACCAGGTTGGATTTCTATTAAAAATGGATTCATGGGGCCTAACTATACAACAGTATCTGCATGTGCATCATCTGCAAATGCTATGATTGATGCATTAAATTATATTCGATTAGGACACTGTGATGTAATCGTAACAGGTGGTAGTGAAGCTGCAGTTACAATTGCTGGTGTTGGCGGATTTAATGCAATGCATGCACTTTCGACAAACAACGAGAATCATAAATCAGCATCAAAACCTTTTGATAGTGAACGTGATGGATTTGTTTTAGGTGAAGGAGCAGGAGCACTTGTATTAGAAGAATACGAACACGCAAAGGCAAGAGGAGCAAAAATTTATGCAGAAGTTATTGGTGGAGGTATGTCGTCAGACGCTTACCATATGACAGCACCACATCCAGAAGGTATAGGTGTAATTGCTGTAATGAAAAATTGCCTTGAAAATGCAGGTTTAAAACCAGAAGATGTAGATCATATTAATACACATGGTACCTCTACACCATTAGGAGATGTAGCTGAATTAAAAGCAATTTCTGAAGTTTTTGGAGACTATGCTAAGAGTATTAATATTAATTCAACAAAATCTATGACAGGGCACTTACTTGGTGCTGCTGGAGCTGTAGAATCTATAGCATCTATTTTAGCGATGGAGCATAGTATTATTCCACCAACAATTAATCATGTTAATGTTGACGAAAATATTAATCCAGAGTTAAACTTAACGTTAAACAAACCTCAAAAACGAGAGATTAAAGTTGCAATGAGCAATACATTTGGTTTCGGAGGGCATAACGCTTGTGTAGCTTTTAGAAAACTAGATTAATCCTTTATGAATTTTCTTCGTAGAATAGTTAAACCCCAAAATAAAGAGGACGAGAATTTTTACTACGAATTAAAAGAACTGCTTAATTTTAAACCTATAAAGCTTTCGCATTACAAGAAAGCTTTTACACATAGGTCTTTGAAATTAGTAGATAAAAAGGGAAATCCTATTAACTATGAACGTCTAGAGTTCTTAGGAGATGCAATTTTAGGGTCAGTAATGGCTTCATACTTGTATAAGAAAGTTCCAGAAGGTGACGAAGGGTACTTAACTCAAATGCGATCTAAAGTTGTTAGCAGGGAGCATTTAAATGCTTTAGGTAAGGATTTAGACTTAATTAGATTTGTAAAAAGTAATATAGCTAAAGAGCATATTAGTAATAATCTTTACGGAAATATTTTTGAAGCTTTAATTGGAGCCATTTATTTAGATAGGGGGTACAATTATTGTCATCAATTTATTTACGAACAAATTGTATTACCTTATGTTGATATTGAGAAGCTAGAAGGTAAAATTTCGAGTTATAAAGGATATATTATAGAATGGTGCCAAAAGAATAAGAAGAAGTATAAGTTCGAATCATATGAAGATTCTGGTAACCAAAGTAAACGACACTTTAGCGTAAGGGTTAGCATTGATGGTAACGTTATGGGTAAAGGAAGAGCCACTTCAAAGAAAAAAGCAGAGGAAATTGCAGCGAAAAGAGTATATTATGCTATGCAAACTCAAATGGAAAACCCTTAACATTAGAACGAAAACCTTTTCGTAAATTTTACATTATATTTTAGATACATTCAGTAATTTAGCAAAAAACAAACAGTTGTTTTTATGGTTACTTATGCATTAAATATTAATGAATTTTCTACTAATGATTTTGCGTTAATAGCTATTCATACAGTACTTAGTGAATATCAATTAGCGTATTTGCTAAATAAGCATTTACAGATAAAATTTAGCAAAGCGAGTTATAATTTAGATTTTACTGAAAAAAAAAATCAAGCTTCTTATACCGTATATGAATATACAAATACAGAATTAGATTATGATTGGTTTTTAATAGCTAATGTGTGTAAATCAACCCTTAAAACAGCTTCAACAAACCTTTTTATTGAAAGCGATTCAATAAGTCGTCTTATTCCTGAGAAGAAGAAAGTTGATTTTTTTTTAAAAATAGAAGGAGGTTTCGATTTTGATTATATCGTAAAGACAATTGAAATTATAAATCGAGTTCCACAAATTATAACCTCATACGAAGTAGAGGTAGAATCTTTAAAGTCGAAAGACTTTTTAATATTTTAAATTATGCCACACAACAAAAAAACAAAAATTGTAGCAACGTTAGGACCCGCAACAAACACAAAAGAGATTTTAGCTGATATGGCTGCTGCTGGAGTAAATGTTTTTAGAGTTAATTTTTCTCATGCCGATTATGATGATGTAAAAGAACGCATTCGACAAATAAGAGAAATTAATGAAGAGAAAGGTTACAACGTGGCAATTTTAGCTGATCTACAAGGACCAAAATTAAGAGTAGGAGTAATGAAAGAAGGGGTAGAAGTAAAAGCAGGTGATGCTTTTGTTTTTACAACAGAGGAATGTGAAGGAACTAAAGAAAAAGCGTTTATGACCTATCAGCGTTTTCCAAAAGATGTTAAAGTAGGAGAACAGATTTTAGTAGATGATGGTAAATTATTATTTGAAGTAGTTTCTACAGATAAGAATAAAGAAGTAGTAACAAAGGTAATTATTGGTGGAGCTTTAAAATCTAAGAAAGGTGTTAATCTACCAAACACAAATATATCGTTACCTGCTTTAACTGATAAAGATAAAAAAGATGCCGCTTTTGCTTTAGAGCAAGAAGTTGATTGGATTGCATTATCGTTTGTAAGAACACCTGAAGATTTACGTATTTTACGTGATTTAATTAAGCAGAAATCAAGATATAGAGTTCCTGTAATTGCTAAAATTGAAAAACCAGAAGCAGTAGAAAATATAGATGCACTGATTCCATATTGTGATGGATTAATGGTAGCTCGTGGCGATTTAGGGGTAGAAGTACCAATGCAAGACGTACCGCTAATTCAAAAGATGTTGGTTAGAAGAGCGAAAGAAGCAAGAATACCTGTTATTATTGCTACTCAAATGATGGAAACGATGATTGAAAACGCTGTTCCAACAAGAGCAGAAGTAAATGATGTTGCAAATTCAATTATGGATGGTGCGGATGCTGTAATGCTTTCAGGAGAAACATCAGTAGGGAAGCATCCTTTAAGAGTTATTAAAAAGATGACTGAAATTATTGGTAGCGTTGAGTTTTCTGATTTAATAAAAGTACCACAAGCACCACCACATATTCGTACGAATAGATTTGTTACAAAATCAATCTGTCATCATGCAGCTTTAATGGCAGATGATATGAATGCTACAGCTATTACAACATTAACAAATAGTGGATATACTGCATTCCAAGTTTCAGCATGGAGGCCAAAATCACACGTATTAGCCTTTTCATCTGAAAAAAGGATACTTGGTAAGTTAAATCTTTTATGGGGTGTTAGAGCTTATTATTACGATAGAGACTTAAGTACTGATGATACGCTTGAAGATATAAATGAAATAGCAAAAGAAAAAGGTTTTGTTAAGGCAGGGAATTTTATGATTAATTTATCATCTATGCCTGTAAAAGCAAAAGGAATGGTAAATACTTTACGTGTTTCACATATAGAATAATATCTTTTTTCAAAGATATAAAAAGAGCCTTTTTCTTCTATAAGAAAAAGGCTCTTTTGCTATAATTTAATCTTTCTAGAGCAAATAATTGCGTCGTTTACAACAAAAGGCATTGGCATCATAATTTCACTTCGCGGTTTTAAATTAAATTTATTATTAGATAACAGGTCGTATGATATTTCATTTAATGTAATATCTGGTTTTATGTTTTTATCAATTGTAAAAGAGATAGTTACGTTTTTATCCGAATTAGCCATTTGATAAATTAGAAGAGTTCCTTTATTGGCTGTAAATTCTTTACCATCATCATAAAAAACACCATTTATTGTTAAATTTTTTAATTTAAGAATTGAATTGTTATTAAATTCATATCTATTTATTTTGCGAGTAGGAGTTATTGTGAAATTTAATTCTCTTTCATTATTAATAATAGTATCCTTATTAATAGTTATGTTAGAAATAGGGAAGTTTTTATTTTCTGCTTTTTTATGATAACTAAAGCCAGTATTGTATTTACTTTTTCCTTCAATAAAAGGGATGGTTCCTTCTAAATAATCATTCTTAAAAACTTGTTTAGTAAAACCATCTAGCTTTTTGTTATAAGTTGCCCAATAAGAAGTATTAGTATCTGAGTTTTGTATAAAAACAATACTGTTAGGTTTTCTTTTGTCAATAGAATACCCACTATTAAAAGTTGCAAGTCCGAAAAATAGAATTGAAATGAACCCAGCAACTACTTGCCAACTATTTTTCTTTTTGTACTGATGAAAAACAGGTAAGGTAAAGCTAAATATTAGTGTTAGTAAAAAAGCTGAAATGAATAATGTTTTTAAACCTAAAGCTACTGGGAATAATTGTAACATAGGCGCAATCATATATATAGTTGGTATAGAAATTATGGCAAATAATGTAGCTCTAGACCGATCTCTAATGTCCATATAAATTAAAATTGCTAAAATTATTAAGCAAGCGTAGATAGGAATTATAAAGAATCCTGCACCAGGCATATACTGCATAATAAAATAGTTTAAAATAAGTCCTGTAAAAATTGGTGCGATATAAAGATCAGCAGTTTTTTTAGTATTAAATTTATTATAAATTTTAAATAAAATCCAACTATTTAAGGATATAAATGCAATGATGTATTGATATCCATTGTAAGTAAAGCCATGTAGAATGTCGGTATATTCAGGATGAATTAATAAAATTAATTTCCATAATCCGTATGAAATACCTACACAAAGAATAATACATATAAAGTAAGGAATAAACCCCTTTAGTAATCCATTGATTGTTAATTTTTCGTTTTTAATACCTAGATATAGTAATGCTAAGAAAATTACTAATGCTAGAATAAACATAGGTAAAACCCATGAAAATGGATAAATTAAAAGTTTAGTAAAGGGAAAATTAACGTAGATATAATCTTCATTACTATTGGTATCGTTTAAATTTGAATTCGAAAAATAGTTAAGCGAAGTAGTAAAGTATTCAGCTTGATGTTGTAATGTTTCTCTATTTAGTCTCTCGTAAGAATCTTGAACGGTATGGTAATCGAAATGATCATCAATAAAAGCGAAATTAAAGCCATTTATATTTCCATTTTCTCTAAAGATTGTTAAATCAGTATCATTAGGTAGTTTTTTGTAGATACTATACATTAGAGAGTTGGCAGCAGGGTAATTTGGATTTGAATTTAAAAATTCTGTTAGTATTTTTTTGTTCTTTCCATTTGTTTCCATCAACATATAACTAGCACCACCACTTCCTCTAGCTTCAAAATTTAATACCAATCCAATGTTTTTTGCAAAAGGGTGATTTTCAACAAAAGCCTGAGCGCCCAACAATCCTAATTCTTCTGCGTCAGAAAAAAGAATAATAATATCGTTTTTTGGTTGGTTCTTTTTTGCTAAAAAAGCGCGAAGCCCTTCAAGAATTGTTACAACGCCTGAGCCAGCATCACTTGCTCCTAGTGATGAATGTGGGTTTGAATCGTAATGTGTTAAAAGTAACAGCGATTTTCCTTTTTCTGTCCCTTTAATTTTTGCAACAATATTTTCGGTTGTTGTACTTGCTCTCCACTTTTTATTTATTGCTGTTTTTTGTTGAATTTCAGCAGTTAATCCTAATTTTTTTAATTCATTAATAATATAGTATTGAACTAGTTTGTGCTCTGGAGAACCTGTATGATGTGGCTTTTTTGATATTTTTTTTAAATGATAGAGTGCATTATTTATAGAGAAATCAGTAGCTTTTAATTCTTTCTCATCGGGTATAAGTGTTGGTGTTATATCACTAAAACTCCAATAAACAGTAAATAAAATAATTATAACAGCAATAAAATTATTAGATGATTTCATAGTAATACTTTATATGTTATAAAAATAAGAAAATTAATTAGTTAATTAAAGCAATCATTAATCTTGCTTAACTAATAAATAGCGTTCATTTTCTAATTCTAAATATCCTTGGTCGTACACATAAAAATAAGTGTTATTTGTTTTAGTAATATATAATGATGTAATAAATTTAAAATCAAAACCTTTATCAAATAGCATACGTCTACTAACTTTTGTTTTACCAGAAATGTTAAGTTCTGTAAGAGTTTTATAATTTTTACGTAAGCGATTATTAGTATTTCTTATTAGATTTTTACTTTCTTTATTAATTTTGTTATTATAAGAGTTTCTACAATAATCTGAACAGAATTTTTTATCAATTCTACCGATTACTTTATCGTTGCATTCTAAACATTTTTTACTTTCCATAATCAGCGCTTTTTAGCTCATACCAATTTACTGGTATTTCTTTAAAATTAAATTGATTTACTAATCGTAAGCCTACCTTTTTTAAAATTTTATTAGAGCCTATATTTTGTGTATCAGCAGCTCTATAAATTATATCATAGTTCATTTTTTTAAAGCCAAAATCTAAACAAGCAAAAGCTGTTTCAGAAGCATAACCTTTACCTCAAAATTTAGGGATAAATCGGTAGCCTATATCAACAAAGTTTTGATATCCATTTAGCTCTTCTTTCTCTCCAGTGTTTAATTTTAATCCAGACCATGCAATAAATTCACCAGAAGACTTTTCTATACAGGCAAACCGACCAATACCCAATTCTTTGTATTGATTAAGAATAAACTGAATGTTTTTTTCAGCTTCTAGTATTGTTTTTATAGGGTTGTTGCCTAAATATTGATGAACTTTTTTATCAGAATCTAATGCAAATATTCCTTCAATGTCTGTTTCTTTTAATTCCCTTAAAATTAATCTGTCTGTTTCTAAATAGAATTTCATGCTTTAATTGTTTGATAACAAATGTATTAAAAATAAACAAACGATTACATTCATTTACAAACGAAAACAAACGATTACTAACCGATTTTAATTTGTGTAGTGTTTCATCTTTGCAGTGTCAAAACGAATTGGCAAATCATAATCATTAAAACTTATCTTATGAGTACGTTAAGAAACAAAGTACAGTTAATTGGAAATTTAGGAAATAACCCAGAAATTATTACTTTAGATAGTGGTAAAAAACTAGCAAAATTTTCTATAGCAACGAATGAAAGTTATAAAAATTCAGAAGGAGAGAAGATAACGGATACACAATGGCACAATGTTGTTGCGTGGAATAAAACTGCTGAGATCATAGAAAAATACCTTCAAAAAGGAAACGAAGTTGCTATTGAGGGTAAATTAACTTCTCGTTCATATGAAACTTCAGAGGGAGAAAAGAGATATGTAACTGAGGTCGTTTGTAATGAGTTGTTAATGTTAGGTAACAAGTAGGTAAATAAGATAAAATCATAATCATTTTTATGTTTTAGAACTCAGAATTATATTTAATTTTGAGTTTTTTTGTTTTAAACTTAAAGCCAAGAACAAGAACATGTTTTGTTTTTAAGAGTACTTTTGCACTAGTAAAAATTAAGAAAATGATTAAGGAGAAACTAAAGAGAGAATTAAAAAATTATTTATTTATACTTAGTGGTAGTTTAATTTTAGCTATTGGTGTTGTTGGTTTTTTAGCACCAAATAAAATAGCGACAGGAGGTACTGCTGGTTTATCAATTGTATTAAACTATGTGTCTAATATTCCTATAGGATTGTTACTGCTGTTTTTAAATGCTCCATTACTTTTAATAAGTGTAAAATATATTGGGAAACGATTTGCGTTTAGAACAATGATTTCTATTATTTCTTTGGCTTTTTTTATAGATTTTTTTAGGGAAATTATACATTTTCCAACATTAAGTACTAATACACTACTTTCTACTATTTATGGAGGATTATGTGTAGGAGTAGGTATTGGAATTATATTTAAAGGAGATGCTTCTGCAGGAGGAGGAGCAATTATAGCACGTATCTTAAAAGATAAATACGATATTAAACCAGGTACAGTAATTTTAACATTAGATATATTAATAGTCCTTTTATCTGCAATTGTTTTTAAAAATTTAGAACTTGCGTTATGGGCTATGCTTAGTATTTTTGTAGCAAGTAAATTTATAGATTTAGTGCTTACAGGGCGTAAACAAAATAAAATTGTACATATAGCTTCAGAAGATTTAAATGCACTTAAAAGCATAATAGCATCTAAAATGGGTATTTCAGGTACTTTAATACAAGGAAATGATTTGTCTCAAACCAATCAAAGAAACATCATATTCTTGTCTATAAATAAAAATAGGATTATGACACTTAAAAATCTTGTTGAAAGACATGACCCGAAAGCATATATGATTGTTTTAGAAGCAACAGAGTTATTAGGTTCTTCTAGAGAAATTAAATAGTAGTATTCAATGTATTTAACTTTCTACGAATTATTATAATTCATAGAAAGTTGAATGCGTTTTCTTTTAACATCTACCTCTAATACCTTTACCTGTACGTGTTGATTTAAACTTACATGTTCATTTACATCTTTAACAAACGTATTTGATAGATTAGAAACATGTACTAAACCACTTTCTTTAACACCAATATCGACAAAACAACCAAAATTGGTAATGTTATTTATAATTCCAGGGAGTATCATACCAGTTCTTATATCTTCAATTGTTTTAATATGTTCGTTAAAACTAAAAGATTTTGCTTTTTCACGAGGGTCTAGTCCAGGTTTTTCTAGTTCCTTTACAATATCTTGTAACGTAGGTAACCCGAAAGAATCAGTAACATACTGTTGTAATTTCAATTGTTTTAAAGCAGCAGTGTTTCCTATTAAATCAATTATTTTACTACCTGAATCTTTAGCCATTTGCTTAATTAAAGCGTAACGTTCTGGGTGAACGGCAGAATCATCAAGTGGATTATCACCATTTTTAATGCGTAAAAAACCAGCAGACTGTTCAAAAGCTTTTCCGCCTAATCGAGGTACTTTTTTTATAGCAGTTCTATTAATAAATGCACCGTTTTCATTTCGGTAATTCACAATTTTTTCAGCTAATTTTGGTCCAATACCAGAAACATAACTTAGTAAAGAAGTACTTGCCGTATTAATATTAACACCTACCTTATTAACACAATGTTCAACGACGGTATCTAATGATTTATTTAATTTAGATTGTTCTACATCATGTTGATATTGTCCTACACCAATTGATTTAGCATCAATTTTAACCAATTCGGCTAGTGGATCAGCCAATCTACGTCCAATAGAGATGGCACCACGTACGGTAACATCGTATGTAGGAAACTCATCACGTGCAATTTTTGAAGCTGAATAAATAGAAGCGCCAGCCTCACTTATTACAAATATTTCAACATTGTTTTTAAACGGAATACGTTTTATTAATTGTTCAGTTTCTCTAGAAGCTGTTCCGTTACCAATAGCAATGGCTTCAATTTTATGTAGTTCAACTAACGAACTAATTTTTTCTATAGCTTTGGTAGATTGATGTTGAGGTGCATGCGGATATATGTTTTCGTTATGCAATAAATCACCTTGTTCATTTAAACAAACGACTTTACAACCTGATCTAAAACCAGGGTCAATAGCTAAAATTCGTTTTTCTCCTAATGGCGCTCCTAATAAAAGCTGTTGTAAATTTTTAGCAAATACAGTTATGGCACTTTCATCAGCTTTGTCTTTAGCAATTGATACAGCTTCGTTTGTTAATGAAGGAAGCAATAATCGTTTATAAGAATCAGCAATTGCTAGTTCAATTTGATAAGCACACTCATTTTGAGAACTAATAATTCTGGTTTCTATTTTTTGAAGCGTACGTTCATCATCTATCTCAATTTTTACACGAATAAAACCTTCTTTTTCGGCACGTAAAATAGCTAGTAACCTATGTGAAGGAATACGATTTAAATTTTCCTCCCAATCAAAATAATCTTTAAATTTCTGAGCGGCTTCATCGTCTTTTTTAGTTTTGACAACTTTGGTTAAAATTGCAGCATATCGTTCTAGTTGATGACGAATGTTATTACGAACATCAGTACGTTCATTTACCCATTCAGCAATAATATGTCGTGCACCTTCTAAAACTTTCTCATCAGTATCAACGGAATCATTTATGTATTTAGAGGCTGTAAACTCTAAATCATTTACTCGCTGACCCATAATCATTTTAGCTAAGGGCTCCAGTCCGTTTTTACGAGCAGTTTCAGCTTTTGTTTTTCGCTTCTTCTTATATGGAAGATAAATATCTTCTAGAACGGTAAGGTCGTAGGTTTTGTTAATTTTATTCTTTAATTCACTTGTTAAACAAGCTTGTTCTTCTAATGCTTTAAGAATGGTTGTTTTTCTCTTTTCAATAATCTCAAACTGTTCTTTTAACTGCACTATTTTACCGACTTCGACTTCATCTAAGTTCCCTGTTTTTTCTTTTCGGTAACGAGAAATAAAAGGAATGGTACAATCTTCATTTAATAATTCAACAGTGTTTTGAATTGATTTTAGAGAAATATCTGTGCGAGATGAAATGTAGTTTATCAAAGGAATAGGCGTTAATTACTGTATTAATAACAAAAATAGATAAAAATGAGTTGAATGTAGTCTTAGATAAACAATCTAATTTGTTAGATTTGAATTTAAAAATAAAATTGTGAATAAAGAATATCCTTTAAATAAAAATATAAAAAATCACTTATGGATTTCTTTGGCATTAGGTATTTGGGTTTTTATGTTTTTATATTTTGCAGAACCCTTTGATATTAATCGATTTACCAAAATTGAGAAAATTACACTATTACCTATCTATGGCATTATTCAAAGTATTTGTTATTGTATTCCTTTATGGTATCAACATAAATTCAACCAGAATAAATGGTCGTTTAAAAAAGAATTTATTTTTATTGGATTAATGATTTTTATTGGTTTTTGTATTAATTTTTTGTTTTACAAAAATTTTGTTGCTTACAATGAGGCAGAAACCTATAATTATTATCATTATTTTAAATGGATTTATTTACCTGCATTGGCTATCATACTTCCATTCATTTTAATAGGAAGATATATCACAGGAAAATTCTCTCAGAATAATATTGTTGAAGATAAGATGGTAATAAAAGGAAAAGGTAAACTTGATTTTATTGCATTAAAACCAAATGAATTAGTTTTTGTTCAAGCTTCAGATAATTATATAGAGGTTAATCTTATTGAAAAAAATACTATTAAAAAAATAATAATAAGAGAAACCATTTCAGAAATAGAAAGATCATTTCCTTTTTTATTAAAAACCCATCGCTCTTTTTTAATAAATCCATCACACTTTAAACAGTTTAAAACTGAAAACAAAAAGCTTTTGATAGATGTAGGATTTGGTAATCACATACCTGTTTCTAGAAATTTACAAACGCAAGTAAAAAAGCAATTACTAGTTACCACAAATAAGTAGCGTTTCACCACAACCTTTATTTTTAAAGGGGCTTTAAGTAATATCTAAGATATTTTTGTCATATCAAATTAATTAAAAAATAAGATAATGATAAAAAAAATCACACTCTTTTTAATAATAGTATGTTTACAATCTTGCCATATTGGAAGGATGATTAGATATTATAAGGCAGATATAGATGATCATAAAATTTTTCCTTACACAGAGGTTAACAAAGGAGAAGAAACCTTTTATTTTAAAGATGGTACAAATTCAGAATTAGCGAATAGGATAAACAATATCAGTATTTCAAAAGGTGATAAAAATTATTTTATAAATGATTTTTTAACCAATCAAACTGAAACAACTTCCTTTTTAGTTATAAAAAATGATACGATCCTTTTTGAAAAATATTATGAAGGCTATAAGCGTGATTCTATTTCAAATATATTTTCGGTATCAAAATCAGTAACCTCTTTATTAATGGGAATAGCTATAGACGAAGGTGTTATAAAAGGTGTAAACGATCCAATTACTAAATATATACCAGAACTTTCTAAGTCAAATAAAACATTTGATAAATTAACTATAAAGCATTTATTAAATATGCGTTCTGGATTAAAATTCAGTGAAAGTTACCGTAGC
This genomic stretch from Tenacibaculum sp. Bg11-29 harbors:
- a CDS encoding Tex family protein codes for the protein MPLINYISSRTDISLKSIQNTVELLNEDCTIPFISRYRKEKTGNLDEVEVGKIVQLKEQFEIIEKRKTTILKALEEQACLTSELKNKINKTYDLTVLEDIYLPYKKKRKTKAETARKNGLEPLAKMIMGQRVNDLEFTASKYINDSVDTDEKVLEGARHIIAEWVNERTDVRNNIRHQLERYAAILTKVVKTKKDDEAAQKFKDYFDWEENLNRIPSHRLLAILRAEKEGFIRVKIEIDDERTLQKIETRIISSQNECAYQIELAIADSYKRLLLPSLTNEAVSIAKDKADESAITVFAKNLQQLLLGAPLGEKRILAIDPGFRSGCKVVCLNEQGDLLHNENIYPHAPQHQSTKAIEKISSLVELHKIEAIAIGNGTASRETEQLIKRIPFKNNVEIFVISEAGASIYSASKIARDEFPTYDVTVRGAISIGRRLADPLAELVKIDAKSIGVGQYQHDVEQSKLNKSLDTVVEHCVNKVGVNINTASTSLLSYVSGIGPKLAEKIVNYRNENGAFINRTAIKKVPRLGGKAFEQSAGFLRIKNGDNPLDDSAVHPERYALIKQMAKDSGSKIIDLIGNTAALKQLKLQQYVTDSFGLPTLQDIVKELEKPGLDPREKAKSFSFNEHIKTIEDIRTGMILPGIINNITNFGCFVDIGVKESGLVHVSNLSNTFVKDVNEHVSLNQHVQVKVLEVDVKRKRIQLSMNYNNS
- a CDS encoding LytTR family DNA-binding domain-containing protein — translated: MNKEYPLNKNIKNHLWISLALGIWVFMFLYFAEPFDINRFTKIEKITLLPIYGIIQSICYCIPLWYQHKFNQNKWSFKKEFIFIGLMIFIGFCINFLFYKNFVAYNEAETYNYYHYFKWIYLPALAIILPFILIGRYITGKFSQNNIVEDKMVIKGKGKLDFIALKPNELVFVQASDNYIEVNLIEKNTIKKIIIRETISEIERSFPFLLKTHRSFLINPSHFKQFKTENKKLLIDVGFGNHIPVSRNLQTQVKKQLLVTTNK
- a CDS encoding YitT family protein, giving the protein MIKEKLKRELKNYLFILSGSLILAIGVVGFLAPNKIATGGTAGLSIVLNYVSNIPIGLLLLFLNAPLLLISVKYIGKRFAFRTMISIISLAFFIDFFREIIHFPTLSTNTLLSTIYGGLCVGVGIGIIFKGDASAGGGAIIARILKDKYDIKPGTVILTLDILIVLLSAIVFKNLELALWAMLSIFVASKFIDLVLTGRKQNKIVHIASEDLNALKSIIASKMGISGTLIQGNDLSQTNQRNIIFLSINKNRIMTLKNLVERHDPKAYMIVLEATELLGSSREIK